One Mesorhizobium loti genomic window carries:
- a CDS encoding orotidine 5'-phosphate decarboxylase, with protein MIVGLDLPTVREAEQAVRELDGVVSFYKIGYQLAFAGGLDFARELASGGTKIFLDMKLLDIDHTVAKGVENIVKMGMTMLTIHAYPKAMRAAVEAARGSELCLLAVSVLTSMDEQDMIDVGYEYDPHTLVLRRSEQALHAGMGGIVCSAAEAEAVRRIVGPDMAVVTPGIRPAGSDHGDQKRVVTPAQAIRNGASHLVVARPIVAASDRRAAAQAILDEMRSA; from the coding sequence TTGATCGTCGGCCTCGACCTGCCGACCGTGCGGGAAGCCGAGCAGGCGGTGCGCGAACTTGACGGCGTCGTCTCTTTCTACAAGATCGGTTATCAGCTGGCCTTTGCCGGCGGGCTCGACTTTGCCAGGGAACTGGCCAGCGGCGGAACAAAAATCTTCCTCGACATGAAGCTGCTCGACATCGACCACACGGTGGCCAAGGGCGTCGAGAACATCGTCAAGATGGGCATGACCATGCTGACCATCCACGCCTACCCCAAGGCGATGCGGGCGGCGGTGGAGGCGGCCAGGGGCAGCGAGCTTTGCCTGCTCGCCGTCAGCGTGCTGACCTCGATGGACGAGCAGGACATGATCGACGTCGGCTATGAGTATGATCCGCACACGCTGGTGCTCAGGCGCTCGGAACAGGCGCTGCATGCCGGCATGGGCGGCATCGTCTGCTCGGCCGCCGAGGCCGAAGCGGTGCGCCGCATCGTCGGCCCCGACATGGCGGTGGTGACACCCGGCATCCGGCCGGCTGGGAGCGACCATGGCGACCAGAAGCGTGTGGTGACGCCCGCGCAGGCGATCCGCAACGGCGCCAGCCATCTCGTCGTCGCCCGGCCGATCGTCGCGGCCAGCGACCGCCGCGCGGCAGCGCAGGCGATCCTCGACGAAATGCGCTCTGCATAG
- a CDS encoding NADPH-dependent FMN reductase, giving the protein MAVIPKILVFAGSVRSGAYSGRAADVAQKELAVQGAEVTRISLADYSLPILDEDFEKEKGVPENAVKLGRLIIAHDGLLIATPEYNGSIPPLLKNTIDWVSRVRRDGGRTVRPLAGKVAGLCSSSNGHFAGIRCINHLRAVLVRCQMEVVTPECSVPDGGDAFDEGGNFRDERLYKSMEHLCRTLIETSRMLSTRVEA; this is encoded by the coding sequence ATGGCAGTGATCCCGAAAATCCTCGTCTTCGCCGGCTCGGTGCGCAGCGGCGCCTATAGCGGCAGGGCCGCCGACGTGGCGCAGAAGGAACTTGCGGTGCAGGGCGCCGAGGTGACCCGCATTTCGCTCGCCGATTATTCCTTGCCTATCCTCGACGAGGATTTTGAGAAGGAAAAAGGCGTTCCCGAGAACGCCGTCAAACTCGGTCGTCTGATCATTGCCCATGACGGGTTGCTGATCGCGACGCCCGAATATAACGGCTCGATCCCGCCGCTGCTCAAGAACACGATCGACTGGGTGAGCCGGGTGCGCCGGGATGGCGGCCGGACGGTCAGGCCGCTTGCCGGCAAGGTTGCCGGCCTATGCTCGTCCTCCAACGGCCACTTCGCCGGCATACGCTGCATCAACCATCTGCGCGCCGTGCTGGTGCGTTGCCAGATGGAGGTGGTGACGCCGGAATGCTCGGTGCCGGACGGCGGCGACGCCTTCGACGAAGGCGGCAATTTCCGTGACGAAAGACTGTACAAATCGATGGAGCACCTATGCCGCACGCTGATCGAAACCTCGCGCATGCTGTCGACCCGGGTCGAGGCGTGA
- a CDS encoding phospholipid N-methyltransferase, which yields MTRGHGLRKALAEKFDDELKFFKGWIDKPKTVGSIVPTSSITARKMASIVNPRSGLPVLEVGPGTGVITRAILAQGVRPENLYAVEYNTDFVRHLRQLYPGVNVIEGDAFNLNATLGERSGMIFDSVVSGVPLLNFPVAQRIAYIESLLDRIPAGRPIVQLTYGPMSPIPAGRGDYTVKHFDFIFRNIPPTQLWIYRREAH from the coding sequence ATGACACGTGGTCACGGACTGCGGAAGGCGCTTGCCGAAAAGTTCGACGACGAACTCAAATTCTTCAAGGGCTGGATCGACAAGCCGAAGACGGTCGGTTCGATCGTGCCGACCAGCTCGATCACCGCGCGCAAGATGGCCTCGATCGTCAATCCGAGGTCCGGCCTGCCGGTGCTCGAGGTCGGCCCTGGCACCGGCGTCATCACCCGTGCCATCCTTGCCCAGGGCGTGCGGCCCGAAAACCTCTATGCGGTCGAATACAACACGGATTTCGTGCGCCATCTGCGCCAGCTCTATCCCGGCGTCAACGTCATCGAGGGCGACGCCTTCAACCTCAACGCCACACTTGGCGAGAGGAGCGGGATGATCTTCGATTCCGTCGTCTCCGGCGTGCCGCTGCTCAATTTCCCGGTCGCCCAGCGCATAGCCTATATCGAAAGCCTGCTCGACCGCATCCCAGCCGGACGCCCGATCGTGCAGCTGACCTATGGTCCGATGTCGCCGATCCCGGCCGGACGCGGCGACTACACGGTCAAGCATTTCGATTTCATCTTCCGCAACATCCCGCCGACGCAGCTTTGGATTTATCGAAGGGAAGCTCACTAA
- a CDS encoding molecular chaperone DnaJ: MKADFYETLGVQKGADEKELKSAFRKLAMQFHPDRNPGDHSCEHKFKEINEAYETLKDPQKRAAYDRFGHAAFEQGGMNGGAQGFGAGGFADIFEDIFGDMMGGRQRRSSGGRERGADLRYNMEISLEEAFAGKTAQIRVPASISCTECSGSGAKPGTQPVTCSMCHGHGKVRATQGFFSIERTCPQCQGRGQTIKDPCPKCAGQGRVTEERSLSVNIPAGIEDGTRIRLANEGEAGLRGGPSGDLYIFLAVKPHEFFQRDGADLYCKVPISMTTAALGGSFEVTTLDGSQTKVKVPEGTQNGRQFRLKGKGMPVLRQPNVGDLYIQTAVETPQNLTRRQRELLEEFEQLSSQDNSPQSSGFFARMKDFFESFGES, from the coding sequence ATGAAAGCTGATTTCTACGAAACGCTGGGCGTACAAAAGGGCGCCGACGAGAAGGAGCTCAAGAGCGCTTTCCGCAAGCTCGCCATGCAGTTCCATCCTGACCGCAATCCCGGCGATCATTCCTGCGAGCACAAGTTCAAGGAAATCAACGAAGCCTACGAGACGCTGAAGGACCCGCAGAAGCGCGCGGCCTATGACCGTTTCGGCCACGCTGCCTTCGAACAGGGCGGCATGAATGGCGGCGCGCAAGGCTTTGGCGCCGGCGGCTTCGCCGACATTTTCGAGGATATTTTCGGGGACATGATGGGCGGGCGGCAGCGTCGTTCGTCCGGCGGCCGCGAGCGTGGCGCCGACCTGCGCTACAATATGGAAATCTCGCTGGAAGAGGCGTTTGCCGGCAAGACCGCGCAGATCCGCGTTCCGGCCTCGATCTCGTGCACGGAATGCTCAGGCAGCGGCGCCAAGCCCGGCACCCAGCCGGTGACCTGCTCGATGTGCCATGGCCATGGCAAGGTACGCGCCACGCAAGGCTTCTTCTCGATCGAGCGCACCTGCCCGCAATGCCAGGGCCGCGGCCAGACCATCAAGGATCCGTGCCCGAAATGCGCAGGCCAGGGCCGCGTCACCGAGGAGCGTTCGCTGTCGGTCAACATTCCGGCCGGCATCGAGGACGGCACCCGCATCCGCCTTGCCAATGAGGGCGAGGCCGGCCTGCGCGGCGGCCCTTCGGGCGACCTCTATATTTTCCTGGCGGTGAAGCCGCACGAATTCTTCCAACGCGATGGCGCCGATCTCTATTGCAAAGTGCCGATCTCGATGACGACGGCGGCCCTCGGCGGCTCTTTCGAGGTGACGACGCTGGACGGCAGCCAGACCAAGGTGAAAGTGCCCGAAGGCACCCAGAACGGACGCCAGTTCCGGCTCAAGGGCAAGGGCATGCCGGTGCTGCGCCAGCCCAATGTCGGCGACCTCTACATCCAGACCGCTGTCGAGACGCCGCAGAACCTGACCCGCCGCCAGCGCGAATTGCTGGAGGAGTTCGAACAGCTCTCCTCGCAGGACAATTCGCCCCAATCGAGCGGGTTTTTCGCCCGCATGAAGGATTTCTTCGAATCCTTCGGCGAGAGCTGA